One region of Mycolicibacterium rhodesiae NBB3 genomic DNA includes:
- a CDS encoding DUF3046 domain-containing protein, producing MRLTEFHDLVEGQFGSVRGGSLLVDHVLTRLDGRTAVQAIEDGVDPRDVWRALCADFDVPRDQW from the coding sequence GTGCGGTTGACGGAATTCCACGATCTCGTCGAAGGTCAGTTCGGGTCGGTGCGCGGCGGGTCGCTGCTGGTCGACCATGTGCTCACGCGGCTCGACGGGCGCACTGCGGTGCAGGCCATCGAGGACGGGGTGGACCCGCGCGACGTGTGGCGAGCGCTGTGCGCGGACTTCGACGTCCCACGCGATCAGTGGTGA
- the pspM gene encoding phage shock envelope stress response protein PspM, producing the protein MNSRASRPEAWRSLAQRGVDTAAEWSDVLAEKLNAAADPRAKLLRKRRWAFRLGVFFTVSTLFWIGVTGLLSAWETPFWALFIPAPIAVGAAFLATLSFLRYRWLRGEPLPPQRSRSSRRLPAWGSAARQPMAALAASERGLFSLLGVMERGRMLPPDELRELTAAANQTAATMTATANEVVSMERAIGSAPQSRAHLAPTIQAFTAQLEQGSRQYNEMVTAAAQLVSAANTGSMSSSPMAQQRYRNELSNATDRLLGWAQAFDELGHLRRA; encoded by the coding sequence GTGAATTCGCGAGCGAGTAGACCGGAGGCCTGGCGCTCGTTGGCGCAGCGCGGGGTGGACACCGCGGCCGAATGGTCCGATGTGCTGGCCGAAAAGCTCAACGCCGCAGCGGATCCGCGCGCGAAGTTGTTACGCAAGCGACGCTGGGCGTTCCGGTTGGGTGTGTTCTTCACGGTGTCGACGCTGTTCTGGATCGGGGTGACCGGCCTGCTGTCGGCGTGGGAGACCCCGTTCTGGGCACTGTTCATCCCGGCTCCCATCGCGGTCGGTGCGGCATTTCTGGCCACGCTGTCGTTCCTGCGCTACCGCTGGCTGCGGGGTGAGCCGTTGCCGCCGCAGCGATCCCGCAGCTCGCGCCGCTTGCCGGCGTGGGGTTCGGCGGCGCGTCAGCCGATGGCCGCACTGGCGGCGTCTGAGCGCGGTCTGTTCTCGCTGCTCGGCGTGATGGAGCGCGGACGGATGCTGCCTCCCGACGAACTGCGTGAGCTGACTGCCGCGGCCAACCAGACCGCCGCCACGATGACTGCGACGGCCAACGAGGTGGTGTCGATGGAACGCGCGATCGGTTCGGCGCCGCAGTCGCGTGCGCACCTGGCGCCGACGATCCAGGCATTCACCGCACAGCTCGAACAGGGCAGCCGCCAGTACAACGAAATGGTGACCGCCGCAGCACAATTGGTGTCAGCAGCCAACACCGGCTCGATGTCGAGCTCGCCGATGGCCCAGCAGCGTTACCGCAACGAGCTCTCCAATGCGACCGACCGTCTGCTCGGCTGGGCGCAAGCCTTCGACGAACTCGGACACCTGCGGCGCGCCTAG
- the hypD gene encoding hydrogenase formation protein HypD, whose amino-acid sequence MKYLDEFSDPQLARRLVDEIKAATSRRWSIMEVCGGQTHSIIRHGIDQLLPDTIEMIHGPGCPVCVTPLEIIDKALEIASRPEVIFCSFGDMLRVPGSEMDLFGVKSRGGDVRVVYSPLDALKIAKENPAQQVVFFGIGFETTAPANAMTVYQAKRLGIENFSLLVSHVLVPPAISAIMESPTCRVQAFLAAGHVCTVMGTDEYPPLCDKYGVPIVVTGFEPLDILEGIRRTVLQLESGRHELENAYPRAVQSEGNAVAKAMLLDVFDVTDRGWRGIGTIPSSGWRLSPAYRDYDAEYRFAVTDIHTEESSVCRSGEVLQGLIKPHECAAFGTLCTPRNPLGATMVSSEGACAAYYLYRRLEVVNA is encoded by the coding sequence ATGAAATACCTGGATGAGTTCAGCGATCCCCAACTCGCCCGCCGCCTTGTCGACGAGATCAAAGCGGCGACCAGTCGACGGTGGTCGATCATGGAAGTATGCGGCGGACAGACACATTCGATCATCCGCCACGGCATCGATCAGCTGCTTCCCGACACCATCGAGATGATCCACGGTCCCGGATGCCCCGTCTGTGTGACGCCGTTGGAGATCATCGACAAGGCGCTGGAGATCGCGTCGCGCCCCGAGGTGATCTTCTGTTCGTTCGGCGACATGTTGCGGGTACCGGGAAGCGAAATGGATCTGTTCGGGGTCAAGAGCCGCGGAGGGGACGTTCGGGTGGTGTACTCGCCGCTGGATGCGCTCAAGATCGCGAAGGAGAACCCCGCCCAGCAGGTCGTGTTCTTCGGCATCGGTTTCGAGACCACCGCGCCCGCCAACGCGATGACCGTGTATCAGGCCAAACGGCTTGGTATCGAGAATTTCTCACTTCTCGTTTCTCATGTGCTGGTGCCGCCTGCGATCTCGGCGATCATGGAGTCACCGACGTGCCGGGTGCAGGCCTTCCTGGCCGCCGGCCACGTCTGCACGGTGATGGGAACCGACGAGTATCCGCCGCTCTGCGACAAGTACGGTGTTCCGATCGTCGTCACGGGGTTCGAGCCACTGGACATTCTCGAGGGCATTCGCCGCACGGTCCTTCAGCTCGAATCGGGCCGCCACGAACTGGAGAACGCGTATCCGCGGGCGGTGCAATCCGAAGGGAACGCCGTGGCGAAGGCGATGCTGCTCGACGTCTTCGACGTGACCGACCGTGGGTGGCGGGGCATCGGCACCATTCCCAGTAGCGGCTGGCGGCTGTCACCCGCCTATCGCGACTACGACGCGGAATATCGCTTCGCCGTGACCGACATTCATACCGAGGAGTCCTCGGTATGCCGTTCAGGTGAGGTGCTGCAGGGGCTGATCAAACCGCACGAGTGCGCGGCATTCGGCACGTTGTGCACACCGCGCAATCCGCTTGGCGCCACGATGGTCTCGTCAGAAGGAGCATGCGCGGCCTATTACCTGTACCGGCGGTTGGAGGTGGTGAATGCCTGA
- a CDS encoding glycosyltransferase, with translation MRVAVVAGPDPGHAFPAIALGLRFLANGDSPTVLTGTRWLDTAEEAGLGAMELLGLDVTEDDDDTDAGEKINRRAARMAVLNAPRIAQLAPDLVVSDVITVAGGFAAELLGLPWIELNPQPLYRPSKGLPPIGSGLAPGTGVRGRIRDAVLRAMSARSWREGLRQRAAARAGIGLPAVDPGPLRRLVATLPALEVPRPDWPSEAVIVGPLHFEPTSSTLQIPAGSGPVVVVAPSTAHTGARGLAEVALDSLRPGEVLPEGSRVVVSRLDGPAGPLPPGAAIRPLPPGAAIRPLPPWAAVGLGRQDELLSKADVMICGGGHGIVSKTLLAGVPLVVVPGGGDQWEISNRVVRQGSAQLVRPLTAEALSGAVREVLSSPDYREAARRAGATLADVDDPVRVCHEAVAASA, from the coding sequence ATGCGCGTCGCGGTCGTTGCCGGACCCGATCCCGGGCACGCCTTTCCAGCCATTGCGCTGGGTCTTCGGTTCCTGGCCAACGGGGATTCGCCGACTGTTTTGACGGGCACCCGGTGGCTGGACACGGCGGAAGAAGCCGGCCTTGGTGCGATGGAACTCCTCGGTCTGGATGTGACCGAGGACGACGACGATACCGATGCCGGAGAGAAGATCAATCGGCGCGCCGCGCGGATGGCGGTGCTCAACGCGCCTCGAATCGCGCAGCTGGCGCCCGACCTGGTGGTGTCGGATGTCATCACCGTCGCCGGCGGCTTCGCGGCCGAGTTGCTCGGTCTGCCGTGGATCGAACTGAACCCTCAGCCGCTGTATCGGCCGTCGAAAGGGCTGCCGCCGATCGGCAGCGGGTTGGCGCCGGGCACGGGTGTCCGCGGCAGGATCCGCGACGCGGTGCTGCGGGCGATGTCCGCCCGGTCGTGGCGGGAAGGTCTGCGCCAGCGTGCTGCGGCTCGTGCCGGGATCGGTTTGCCTGCAGTCGATCCCGGTCCGCTTCGACGGTTGGTCGCGACCCTGCCTGCACTGGAGGTGCCGCGGCCGGACTGGCCGTCGGAGGCCGTGATCGTGGGGCCGCTGCACTTCGAACCGACGTCGTCGACGCTTCAGATTCCCGCAGGCTCCGGTCCGGTGGTGGTCGTCGCCCCGTCGACGGCTCACACCGGTGCCCGTGGCCTCGCCGAGGTGGCACTGGACTCGCTGAGGCCCGGGGAGGTGCTCCCGGAAGGGTCGCGGGTCGTGGTGTCGCGGCTGGACGGCCCCGCCGGGCCACTGCCGCCGGGGGCGGCGATCCGGCCACTGCCGCCGGGGGCGGCGATCCGGCCACTGCCGCCGTGGGCGGCGGTCGGGCTGGGCCGCCAGGACGAGCTGTTGTCGAAAGCCGACGTGATGATCTGCGGCGGCGGACACGGCATCGTGTCCAAGACGCTGCTCGCCGGAGTCCCGCTGGTGGTGGTGCCCGGCGGCGGCGACCAGTGGGAGATCTCCAATCGCGTTGTGCGCCAAGGCAGTGCGCAACTCGTACGACCACTCACCGCGGAGGCGTTATCGGGTGCGGTGCGGGAGGTGTTGTCGTCACCGGACTACCGGGAGGCGGCGCGGCGGGCAGGGGCGACCCTGGCGGATGTCGACGATCCGGTACGGGTGTGCCATGAAGCGGTGGCGGCGTCGGCGTAG
- the hypF gene encoding carbamoyltransferase HypF: MTDRRRVRICVRGVVQGVGFRPFVYACAAAFGLSGSVRNDSAGAVIEVEGSTVQIDDFLTRLRNRPPPLAVVESIETRDLAVVGGTGFTIAHTSRSAGGRTLASPDVAMCAECAAEQRDPTNRRYRHAFINCTNCGPRFTIIDALPYDRTSTTMAPFAMCADCAAEYHDPLDRRFHAQPVCCPRCGPTMRYRSSDGGSGEGEAALRQARRLLNDGGILAVKGIGGYHLACDAANARAVTELRTRKRRGDKPFAVMVADLATARTLAEVDAGSAHLMSGTQRPIVLMPRRAGAAVADAVAPHNPDLGVMLAYTPLHALLFGLPGDEHGPAALVMTSGNLGGEPICFTDSDALERLSLLTDGWLTHDREILVPCDDSVVRAVYLDSADDRARYIELPIRRSRGYAPLPVALPVALPPTLAVGADLKNTLAVADGKYAWLSQHIGDMDDLATLSAFDSARHHLQALTGVAPDVLVADAHPLYRSTAWAHRNAGDRPVRTVQHHHAHIASVMAEHGLDGSRPVLGFAFDGTGYGPDNAVWGGEVLLADYKGYRRLAHLKYVPLPGGDVSVLRPYRMALAHLWAAELPWDTDLAPVRACPEDERRVLAHQLETGLGCTPTSSFGRLFDTVAAVAGVRQVVAYEAQAAIELEGLSRDTACGTATYQFAIDVDQEPATIDAAPVIEAVVADTRSGVAAGVVGARFHRAVADLIVRLATTVVADAPTVALSGGVFQNALLLRLAVTGLHNQGFDVLTHRLVPPNDGGIALGQLLVGNSP, encoded by the coding sequence ATGACCGACAGGCGACGGGTCCGCATCTGCGTGCGCGGCGTTGTCCAGGGAGTGGGGTTCCGGCCGTTCGTCTACGCTTGCGCGGCCGCCTTCGGCCTGTCTGGATCCGTGCGCAATGACAGTGCGGGCGCCGTGATCGAGGTGGAGGGCAGCACGGTCCAGATCGACGACTTTCTCACTCGCCTGCGCAACCGCCCGCCGCCCCTGGCCGTCGTCGAATCGATCGAGACGCGCGATCTCGCCGTGGTCGGCGGCACCGGCTTCACCATCGCGCACACTTCGCGATCGGCCGGGGGGCGCACGTTGGCCTCGCCCGACGTGGCCATGTGTGCCGAATGCGCTGCGGAACAGCGCGATCCGACGAACAGACGCTACCGCCACGCATTCATCAACTGCACCAACTGCGGCCCGCGGTTCACAATCATCGATGCGCTTCCCTACGACCGCACGTCGACGACCATGGCACCGTTTGCAATGTGCGCCGACTGCGCAGCCGAATACCACGATCCGCTCGACCGGCGATTCCACGCCCAACCCGTGTGCTGCCCGCGCTGCGGCCCCACAATGCGCTACCGAAGCAGCGACGGCGGCTCCGGCGAGGGCGAGGCTGCGCTTCGGCAGGCACGGCGACTGCTGAACGACGGCGGCATCCTCGCAGTCAAGGGAATCGGCGGATACCATCTTGCCTGCGATGCGGCCAACGCACGTGCGGTGACAGAGCTGCGCACGCGAAAACGGCGCGGCGACAAACCGTTCGCGGTGATGGTCGCCGACCTGGCTACCGCGCGGACCCTCGCCGAAGTCGATGCCGGGTCTGCACACCTAATGTCCGGCACGCAACGGCCGATCGTGCTGATGCCGCGCCGAGCGGGCGCCGCGGTGGCAGATGCGGTGGCCCCGCACAATCCCGACCTCGGCGTCATGCTCGCCTACACACCACTGCACGCGCTGCTCTTCGGATTGCCCGGCGACGAACACGGCCCGGCCGCACTCGTGATGACATCGGGCAATCTGGGTGGAGAGCCGATCTGCTTCACGGACAGCGATGCGCTGGAAAGGCTTTCGTTGCTGACCGACGGGTGGTTGACCCACGACCGGGAGATCCTGGTTCCGTGCGACGACTCCGTCGTGCGGGCGGTCTACCTGGACAGCGCCGATGATCGCGCTCGCTACATCGAATTGCCGATCAGGCGCTCCCGGGGGTACGCGCCGTTGCCCGTGGCGCTACCCGTCGCGCTGCCACCGACCCTGGCGGTCGGCGCGGACCTGAAGAACACGCTGGCGGTGGCCGACGGGAAGTACGCGTGGCTCAGCCAGCACATCGGTGACATGGACGATCTCGCCACGCTATCGGCGTTCGATTCCGCGCGACACCACCTGCAGGCACTCACCGGCGTCGCACCGGATGTGCTGGTCGCCGACGCCCATCCGCTGTACCGGTCGACGGCCTGGGCACACCGAAACGCGGGAGACAGGCCGGTCCGGACCGTTCAACATCACCACGCTCATATCGCCTCGGTCATGGCCGAACACGGTCTGGACGGGTCGCGGCCGGTTCTCGGATTCGCCTTCGACGGAACCGGTTACGGGCCCGACAATGCCGTGTGGGGAGGTGAGGTGCTGCTCGCCGACTACAAGGGCTACCGGCGGCTCGCGCACCTCAAGTATGTGCCACTGCCCGGCGGAGACGTCAGTGTCCTGCGACCCTACCGGATGGCACTGGCTCACCTGTGGGCCGCAGAACTGCCCTGGGACACCGACCTCGCACCGGTCCGGGCATGCCCGGAAGACGAGCGGCGCGTGCTGGCCCACCAGCTCGAAACCGGCCTCGGGTGTACGCCCACATCCAGCTTCGGTCGACTGTTCGACACCGTCGCCGCGGTGGCCGGTGTCCGCCAGGTGGTGGCATACGAGGCCCAGGCGGCCATCGAACTGGAGGGGCTGTCCCGCGACACCGCCTGTGGCACAGCCACTTACCAGTTCGCCATCGACGTCGACCAGGAGCCGGCAACGATCGACGCGGCCCCCGTCATCGAGGCGGTCGTCGCCGACACCCGATCCGGCGTGGCCGCGGGTGTGGTCGGCGCCCGATTCCACCGGGCGGTGGCCGATCTGATCGTCCGACTGGCCACCACGGTGGTGGCCGACGCACCCACCGTTGCCTTGTCGGGCGGAGTCTTTCAGAACGCACTCCTGCTGCGCCTGGCTGTAACGGGTCTGCACAACCAGGGGTTCGACGTGCTCACCCACCGTCTGGTTCCGCCCAACGACGGCGGGATCGCACTGGGTCAGCTGTTGGTGGGGAACTCGCCATGA
- a CDS encoding HypC/HybG/HupF family hydrogenase formation chaperone, protein MCLAVPGKIVSIDDRDGTLMSVVDFGGIRKDVCLEYLPDAEVGQYVVVHVGFALQRLDEESAMRTLAEFEHLGILEEEFSDGFEVAAQRSGLDNPDEPRRSEVTS, encoded by the coding sequence ATGTGCTTGGCGGTACCGGGAAAGATCGTCAGCATCGACGACCGTGACGGCACCCTGATGTCCGTCGTCGATTTCGGCGGAATCAGGAAGGACGTCTGCCTGGAGTACCTACCCGATGCGGAAGTCGGCCAATACGTGGTCGTCCATGTCGGTTTCGCGCTCCAGCGACTCGACGAGGAGTCCGCCATGCGGACCCTCGCCGAATTCGAACACCTCGGGATCCTCGAGGAGGAGTTCTCCGATGGATTCGAAGTCGCCGCCCAACGGAGCGGCCTCGACAACCCCGATGAACCCCGAAGATCTGAGGTGACGTCATGA
- a CDS encoding DUF6390 family protein, whose translation MSGDELFARFAYPPNELGYCGPADAAHAELASHAREFDGAWPYLKTLADAAGVADPLDDDVVRSYWVGGRLLDKVDSGELVTRLRRSFAGQVTGLLNDLPASAPTLAHHSFHVFVVYPWVRFLDRDPTTPLRVMQDCRIRWGTVESIDGEHAEIVSRRLTMKDAMLTLGDPEIERVHWSKAGESLAPVPVRGQTVCAHWDWVCGALSDSDAEALESATRSTLDLVNSVRTNHH comes from the coding sequence ATGAGCGGCGACGAGCTCTTCGCCCGCTTCGCATATCCGCCGAACGAACTGGGGTATTGCGGACCCGCCGACGCCGCTCATGCCGAACTGGCCTCGCATGCACGGGAGTTCGATGGTGCATGGCCCTATCTCAAGACACTCGCGGACGCTGCGGGCGTGGCGGATCCGCTCGACGACGATGTCGTACGCAGTTACTGGGTAGGCGGGCGACTGCTGGACAAGGTGGATTCCGGCGAGTTGGTCACCAGGCTCCGCCGGTCATTCGCGGGCCAAGTCACCGGCCTACTGAACGACCTGCCCGCCTCCGCGCCCACCTTGGCTCACCACAGTTTTCATGTCTTCGTCGTCTACCCGTGGGTCCGTTTCCTCGACCGTGACCCGACGACGCCGCTGCGCGTCATGCAAGACTGCCGGATCCGGTGGGGAACCGTCGAGTCCATCGATGGCGAGCACGCCGAGATCGTTTCCAGAAGATTGACAATGAAAGACGCCATGCTCACCCTCGGCGACCCCGAGATCGAACGCGTGCATTGGAGCAAGGCCGGAGAATCGCTGGCGCCCGTGCCGGTACGCGGCCAAACGGTCTGCGCGCATTGGGACTGGGTGTGCGGAGCATTGAGCGACTCAGACGCAGAGGCCCTCGAGTCCGCGACACGGTCGACTCTCGACCTGGTCAACTCCGTCCGGACAAATCACCACTGA
- the hypE gene encoding hydrogenase expression/formation protein HypE: MPDTPAEADTAIDMESWVCPAPLRDSPNIVMGHGGGGAMSAELIEHLFLPAFGRAAEAGMGDSAVLDVGNVRLAFSTDSFVVKPLSFPGGTIGDLAVNGTVNDLAMAGARPLVMSTAFILEEGTSLDDLARVAQAVGTAAMAAGVKLVTGDTKVVDAGHGDGVYINTAGIGLIDERADIRPQRATEGDVVIVSGDIGVHGVAVMSCREGLEFGTTVASDTAPLHGLVAAMIDTGADIHALRDPTRGGVAATLNEIAKTADVGISLDERTFPIPAEVRDACGLLGLDPLYVANEGKLLAFVAPTEADRVLTAMRAHPLGAHATVIGRCVAEHPKMVSAKTALGGTRVVDLPIGEQLPRIC; encoded by the coding sequence ATGCCTGATACGCCCGCGGAGGCCGACACCGCGATCGATATGGAGTCGTGGGTGTGTCCGGCGCCGCTGCGGGACTCACCGAACATCGTGATGGGCCACGGTGGTGGCGGTGCGATGTCGGCGGAACTGATCGAGCATCTTTTCCTGCCGGCGTTCGGGCGCGCCGCGGAAGCGGGCATGGGCGATTCCGCGGTACTCGATGTAGGCAACGTCCGTCTCGCCTTCTCGACCGATTCCTTCGTCGTGAAGCCGCTGAGCTTCCCCGGCGGCACGATCGGCGATCTCGCGGTCAACGGCACGGTCAACGATCTGGCGATGGCGGGCGCGCGGCCACTGGTGATGTCGACGGCCTTCATCCTGGAGGAGGGAACATCCCTCGATGACCTCGCCCGGGTGGCCCAGGCAGTCGGAACCGCGGCGATGGCGGCCGGCGTGAAGCTGGTGACCGGCGACACCAAGGTCGTAGACGCCGGCCACGGCGACGGCGTCTACATCAACACCGCAGGCATCGGCCTGATCGACGAGCGCGCCGACATCCGGCCGCAGCGTGCCACCGAGGGTGACGTGGTGATCGTCAGCGGCGACATCGGAGTGCACGGCGTCGCGGTGATGAGTTGCCGGGAGGGACTGGAATTCGGCACCACCGTCGCGAGCGACACCGCGCCCCTGCACGGGCTGGTCGCCGCGATGATCGACACGGGCGCCGACATCCACGCGCTTCGCGATCCGACGCGGGGTGGCGTCGCGGCGACCCTCAACGAGATCGCCAAGACCGCCGACGTCGGAATCTCGCTGGACGAACGCACCTTCCCGATCCCAGCCGAAGTACGCGACGCCTGCGGGCTGCTGGGCCTCGACCCCCTCTATGTCGCCAATGAGGGCAAGCTGCTCGCGTTCGTCGCACCCACGGAAGCCGATCGCGTTCTCACCGCCATGCGCGCGCATCCGCTCGGCGCCCATGCGACGGTGATCGGCCGCTGCGTCGCCGAACACCCGAAGATGGTCTCCGCGAAGACCGCGCTGGGGGGCACCCGCGTCGTTGACCTGCCAATAGGTGAACAATTGCCGCGGATCTGCTGA
- a CDS encoding limonene-1,2-epoxide hydrolase family protein produces MTDQAAPTRPDLDNVRAVETFLYAMQDEDFDTVDRLMADNIEWQNVGFPTIRGRQRIVGMMRRGEGRLGFEVKIHRIAAEGNAVLTERTDALVFGPLRLQFWVCGVFEVHAGRITLWRDYFDALDFVKATVRGIAATVFPSLRATM; encoded by the coding sequence ATGACCGACCAGGCTGCTCCGACGCGACCCGACCTCGACAACGTCCGTGCGGTGGAGACGTTCCTCTACGCGATGCAGGACGAGGACTTCGATACCGTAGACCGCTTGATGGCGGACAACATCGAATGGCAGAACGTCGGGTTCCCCACCATTCGCGGCCGTCAGCGCATCGTCGGCATGATGCGTCGGGGCGAAGGCCGCCTGGGATTCGAGGTGAAGATCCACCGGATCGCCGCCGAGGGCAATGCGGTGCTGACCGAGCGGACCGACGCATTGGTGTTCGGACCGCTGCGCCTGCAGTTCTGGGTGTGCGGCGTCTTCGAGGTGCACGCAGGCCGAATCACCTTGTGGCGGGACTATTTCGACGCGCTCGACTTCGTGAAGGCGACCGTGCGGGGAATCGCTGCGACAGTCTTCCCGTCACTGCGCGCCACGATGTAG
- a CDS encoding alpha/beta hydrolase → MPSVNVTRDLRGGVLVLPGGRPRDTSPSRGWQLANQRMLWLATSLRYELGSSVRVQRVQYRTRGWNSPRLDAVRDAESALARLQRDIGSSPVVLVGHSMGARVAAHLSGSDGVVGVVALAPWWPHNDAELVPAGRRLLTLHGTADTWTDPRASSTQTRWASDRGVDARWVGLPNSGHYLLRDFRRWHRLTAEFVAEQLCVSEARPGD, encoded by the coding sequence ATGCCAAGCGTGAATGTGACCAGAGACCTTCGCGGCGGTGTGCTGGTGCTGCCGGGCGGCCGACCCCGGGATACGTCACCATCGCGGGGGTGGCAGCTGGCGAATCAGCGGATGCTGTGGCTGGCGACCTCGCTGCGCTACGAGCTCGGGAGTTCGGTCAGGGTGCAGCGCGTGCAGTATCGGACCCGGGGATGGAACAGCCCTCGGCTGGACGCCGTTCGCGACGCCGAATCCGCGCTGGCGCGGCTGCAACGCGACATCGGCTCGTCACCCGTCGTGTTGGTCGGCCACTCGATGGGCGCTCGCGTCGCGGCGCATCTGTCGGGAAGCGACGGCGTCGTCGGAGTCGTCGCGCTGGCGCCGTGGTGGCCCCACAACGATGCCGAGTTGGTGCCTGCCGGTCGCCGGCTGCTGACGCTGCACGGCACCGCCGACACCTGGACAGATCCACGCGCGTCATCGACTCAGACGCGCTGGGCCAGTGACCGTGGTGTTGACGCGCGATGGGTCGGCCTGCCCAATTCCGGCCACTATCTGCTCCGCGACTTCCGGCGGTGGCATCGGTTGACCGCGGAATTCGTCGCAGAACAGCTGTGCGTGAGCGAGGCAAGGCCCGGCGACTAG